CGACCGCAGGCTGGACAGGGGGCAGATAACGCGGCTGGCGTCGTGCTCCTATATCGACAGCGGCCAGAATGTAATACTCATCGGAGCCTCGGGATGCGGAAAGTCATTCCTCTCCTGCGCCCTTGGAGTGGCCGCCTGCAGACGCTTCTACTCCGTCCGGTACATCCGCCTCCCCGAGCTGCTGAACGAACTCGCCGTAGCCCGCGGCATGGGAGTGTTTGAAGACGCCCTCGAAGGGTACAGAAGGATTCGCCTGCTGATCCTCGACGAATGGCTTCTGTTTCCCCTGAACACCACCGAGGCGAGAGATCTGCTGGAAATAGTGGAGCGGAGGCTCGGGGTATCGTCCACCATCTTCAGCTCCCAGTTCACTCCTGAAGGATGGCACTCGAAGATCGGTGAAGGAGTCGTCGCCGATGCCATCCTGGATTCCCGGCCATTCATAACGAGGTTGCCGGGGAAATCACTATAAACCAAGCAATGATCGCACTTTGACAATCGTCGACTTGACCATCGCATCGTTACGTGTTACAATAAACAT
This window of the Aminivibrio pyruvatiphilus genome carries:
- a CDS encoding ATP-binding protein, with protein sequence MTTLNKLHELRLHAMAENYRRQMEDPAFGSLGFEERFGMMVDSEWARRRSTRVENLIRKADFHDSGACVENIEYHDDRRLDRGQITRLASCSYIDSGQNVILIGASGCGKSFLSCALGVAACRRFYSVRYIRLPELLNELAVARGMGVFEDALEGYRRIRLLILDEWLLFPLNTTEARDLLEIVERRLGVSSTIFSSQFTPEGWHSKIGEGVVADAILDSRPFITRLPGKSL